A window of Candidatus Methylacidiphilales bacterium genomic DNA:
CCTTTTTCTTCCAATGTCAGGGCCAGTTCGCGTCCCCCCGTCCGGACGACGCGTCCTTGGACCATGACATGGACCACGTCGGGCACGATGTAATTGAGGAGGCGTTGGTAGTGGGTGATGACGAGGGCGCCGAGGGCGGGTCCGCGCAATTTATTCACCCCTTCGGAGACAATGCGAAGGGCATCAATGTCGAGACCGCTGTCGGTTTCGTCGAGGACCGCGTAAGTGGGTTCGAGCATGGCCATTTGGAGAATTTCGTTGCGCTTCTTTTCACCGCCGGAAAAACCGTCATTGACCGGGCGGCTGGTGAAGGACTTGTCCATCTCGAGCATGGCCATCTTGGCATAAAGCTTTTTGTAGTATTCGACGGCGTCGATTTCCTGGCCTTCGGGCAGGCGGGCTTGGAGCGCGGCGCGGATGAAGTTGGCGATGCTGACTCCGGGGATTTCGCTGGGGTATTGGAAGGCGAGGAAGAGCCCCTTGCGGGCCCGTGCGTCGGGTTCCATTTCGAGGATGTTTTCCCCGTTGAGCAGGACCTCGCCCTCGGTGACCTGGTAGTCCGGGTGACCGGCCATGACCTTGGCCAAGGTGCTTTTGCCCGAGCCATTGGGGCCCATCAACGCATGAACCTCGCCCTGCGGAAGGGTCAAAGAGAGACCTTGAAGAATCTCCCGGTCTTCTATGCGGGCGTGGAGGTTGCGGATTTCAAGCGTATTCATGCCTCAACAGTATAGAGGCAGCTACCGGGGGCGCAAATAAAACCGAATCTCATGTGCATTTAGCAGGCTCATACTCCGAGAAGAAAGCCACCCCAGTAGCGGGCCTTATAAACAGCTTTAGTCAGCAGGGGGACATGAACTGGCCTTTATTTTTTCTGGAGTTTGGCAATGCGGGCTTGGAGACCGCTGACGATTTCCGGAGGGATGGGTCCCGGAATGAGCATCCTTCCCGAACGCAGGGGCATGTCGATGATCGGCGCATAAACCACCGTGCCGTTGATGAGTACGACCATGATCCTGCCGGAGTTGGAGGAGCTCATTTCCTCCAGAATACGCGTTCCGGTGCTGTCAGCCTGCAGCATCATGCCGCCGTCGGGGGTGGGCAAAACGCTTTGGAGGTGGTTTTCCGAAAATGCGGCCAAGCGGTTGACGGCGATGATTTGGTTGGGATTGGTAAGCGAAATCTGGAGGGTTTGGCTGGCCGCTTCTGTGCGCGACTGGACCTGGACATGGATACGAAAAGTCATTTCAGGTTTCGAGGCCCCCGCGCACACGTTCTGTTGTGGGGTGAGGACAAAGACAGAGAGGAGAGCGGCCAAAATCCTTAGCATCAATGCATGCTGCCCTATTCCGGGCCGATGCCAAGTATTCCGGAAATCAAAGAAGATTGAATCGGGCCGTCTCCTCCCCCATCTTATGGGCATGCGCATCTTCACGGCCCTGATACTGGCGGCCTGCCTTGTTCCCGCCGCCCAGGCAGTAGACGTCAATCCCCAACGCCGTACCATTCCGGATAATTTCATCAATCCCCCGGGCAAGCGCTACAGTATCTTCGCCGGTGACCCGGCGCGGGTGCAGCGGGCCAATGAAATCAATCTGAAAGATTTCAGCACGCAAGTTCAGATCGAACCGGCATCGCTGTCCCTCTCCAACCCGGTCAATGCCCAGGGCCAGGCCGTGACGGGATTCAAGGTCACCTTCAAGGTGCAGAACAACGGCAAGAAAAAATCCTATCCCCTCTCGTTCCCCGATGCCCAGCGCTACGATCTGGCGGTCAGCGGCCCGGACGATAGTTTGGTCTGGCTTTGGTCGGAGGACAAAATATTCACCCAAGAAGCCGACTCCCTCTTTATCAACGCCGGGGAATCCATCACCTACACCGAAACCATCCCGGTGGAGTCGCTGAAATCCAAGGCCAAGCCCGGGACCTACAAGGTCGTGGTCATCCTCTCGAACTATCCGGAACTCAAGGACAGCAAGGAAATCACCCTAAC
This region includes:
- the sufC gene encoding Fe-S cluster assembly ATPase SufC, producing MNTLEIRNLHARIEDREILQGLSLTLPQGEVHALMGPNGSGKSTLAKVMAGHPDYQVTEGEVLLNGENILEMEPDARARKGLFLAFQYPSEIPGVSIANFIRAALQARLPEGQEIDAVEYYKKLYAKMAMLEMDKSFTSRPVNDGFSGGEKKRNEILQMAMLEPTYAVLDETDSGLDIDALRIVSEGVNKLRGPALGALVITHYQRLLNYIVPDVVHVMVQGRVVRTGGRELALTLEEKGYDWIIKESAQPASA
- a CDS encoding BsuPI-related putative proteinase inhibitor translates to MRIFTALILAACLVPAAQAVDVNPQRRTIPDNFINPPGKRYSIFAGDPARVQRANEINLKDFSTQVQIEPASLSLSNPVNAQGQAVTGFKVTFKVQNNGKKKSYPLSFPDAQRYDLAVSGPDDSLVWLWSEDKIFTQEADSLFINAGESITYTETIPVESLKSKAKPGTYKVVVILSNYPELKDSKEITLTP